ACTGGCAGGTCATGGCCGACCTGAAGGCGGAAGGGAAGGTGCGGGCCATCGGCCTGTCCAACCACTCCCCCGACCTGCTGGAGCGTGCCGAACGGATCGCGCACGTCGACGCCGTCCAGCCACCGTTCTCGCTGATCAACCGGTCCGCGTCCGACGAGGTCGCCTGGGCCGCCGCCCACGACACCGGCGTGATCACCTACTCGCCCCTCCAGTCGGGCCTGCTCACCGGCACGTTCACCCCCACCCGCGCCGCGGCCCTACCCCCCGACGACTGGCGCTCCGCGCACAAGGACTTCACCACGAACCTGACCACCAACCTCACCCTGGCCGACGCCCTGCGCCCGGTAGCCGCCCGCCACGGGGTGACAGTCGCGGAGACCGCCATCGCCTGGGTACTGGCGTGGCCGGGCATCACCGGCGCCATCGTCGGCGCACGCAAGCCCAGCCAGGTCGACGGCTGGATCGGCGCACCCTCGGTTCTGCTGACGGCAGAGGACTTGGCCGAGATCGCCGCAGCGGCAGAACACGCCGGCACCGGCCCGGTCCGACCATGACCGTCGTGGTGGTCACCGAGTACGTCGCCGGACCGGGGCAGGCAGACCGGTTGCGGACAGC
This DNA window, taken from Saccharothrix variisporea, encodes the following:
- a CDS encoding aldo/keto reductase; its protein translation is MERSALGTTGMDITRVGFGSWAVSGSGWTFGWGATDDAESIAAIRHALDAGVNWIDTAAVYGLGHSEELVGKAIADLPDADRPYVFTKAGLVWDPADPTAPPRRVMAPASVRREVEDSLRRLRVEHIDLYQVHWPDTGESLEYAGDGSGAVSPNASPLEEYWQVMADLKAEGKVRAIGLSNHSPDLLERAERIAHVDAVQPPFSLINRSASDEVAWAAAHDTGVITYSPLQSGLLTGTFTPTRAAALPPDDWRSAHKDFTTNLTTNLTLADALRPVAARHGVTVAETAIAWVLAWPGITGAIVGARKPSQVDGWIGAPSVLLTAEDLAEIAAAAEHAGTGPVRP